One genomic segment of Chloroflexota bacterium includes these proteins:
- a CDS encoding SDR family NAD(P)-dependent oxidoreductase, with protein sequence MLEQFKLDGKVALVTGCKHGLGRAMTLGLAEAGADIIGVSATLEESGSDLEQEIRALGKNFKGYRCDFSDRKALYDFIARVKSENSVIDILVNNAGTIMRKPAVEHPDEYWDKVMEVNLNSHFVLTREIGKDMVARGSGKVIFTASALTFQGGILVPSYAASKGGIGQLTKALANEWAAHGVNVNAIAPGYMVTRMGEALHKDPVRSKAILDRIPAGCWGEPDDLKGVVVFLASAASGYVHGAIVNVDGGWLSR encoded by the coding sequence ATTCTAGAGCAATTTAAACTGGATGGGAAGGTCGCACTGGTCACGGGCTGCAAGCATGGCCTTGGCAGAGCCATGACATTAGGGTTAGCTGAGGCTGGAGCCGATATCATTGGCGTAAGTGCCACCCTGGAAGAGTCCGGTAGCGATTTAGAGCAGGAGATAAGAGCTCTGGGGAAAAATTTTAAGGGCTATCGGTGCGACTTCTCAGACCGCAAGGCCCTGTATGACTTTATTGCGCGGGTAAAGTCGGAAAACAGTGTTATCGACATCCTGGTAAACAATGCCGGCACCATCATGCGCAAGCCGGCAGTCGAGCACCCTGACGAATACTGGGACAAAGTTATGGAGGTTAACCTTAACTCCCACTTCGTCCTGACCCGCGAGATAGGCAAGGACATGGTAGCCAGAGGCTCTGGCAAAGTAATCTTTACAGCATCAGCATTGACTTTCCAGGGAGGAATTCTGGTTCCCAGCTATGCCGCCAGCAAAGGTGGTATTGGTCAGCTAACCAAGGCGCTGGCTAATGAGTGGGCAGCGCATGGTGTCAACGTAAATGCCATTGCTCCGGGTTACATGGTAACCAGGATGGGAGAAGCACTTCACAAGGACCCCGTGCGCAGCAAGGCAATCCTCGACCGGATACCCGCGGGGTGCTGGGGAGAACCGGATGACCTAAAGGGAGTGGTCGTCTTTTTGGCGTCAGCAGCCAGTGGTTACGTGCACGGTGCCATTGTGAATGTGGACGGCGGTTGGCTCTCCAGATAG
- a CDS encoding RidA family protein, with amino-acid sequence MAKREQIGWDVFPEEHKDELMKKHLYYVPGVVVSNITKQIYVAGQNGLRKDSEGRVLNEGDLEDQTRVALEKMKTILANAGATLDDVVQVTVFLRDASQRDKHAEIRAKYFKERPPASTLVGTDFIFKEMLVEINAIAVI; translated from the coding sequence GTGGCAAAGAGAGAACAAATCGGTTGGGATGTATTTCCGGAAGAACACAAAGACGAATTAATGAAGAAGCATCTTTACTATGTTCCGGGAGTAGTCGTCAGCAACATAACAAAGCAAATATATGTTGCCGGGCAAAATGGACTTAGAAAAGATTCCGAAGGGCGGGTATTGAATGAAGGTGACCTTGAGGACCAGACGAGAGTAGCTTTGGAGAAAATGAAAACCATACTGGCTAATGCCGGAGCAACATTGGATGACGTTGTCCAGGTTACCGTTTTCCTCCGGGACGCGAGCCAACGTGATAAACATGCCGAAATCCGTGCCAAATACTTTAAAGAAAGACCGCCGGCAAGTACTCTCGTAGGCACAGACTTCATTTTTAAAGAAATGCTGGTAGAAATAAACGCCATAGCCGTTATTTAA
- a CDS encoding CoA transferase, with translation MARPLEGVKCVCVIMFQQTPVAFSMMADLGAEVIKIEPPEGELGRQLGVTPKFPISPYFETNNRGFKCITLDLKTEKAREILYKLVKDADVFAQNFRPGVAERLGCGYEDLVKINPGIVYLSASAYGPDGPNAKLPGTDGIAQAMGGICFSYGEEGNRVTTGQIAVGDETAAFHNFQAVMVGLYHKLKTGEGQLIETSLLGSQIRLMGFSMSRVLMTGEQMPRSRMRFFTGQAPNMTCTFTDKNGKPFIIQVLGEERWRKGLEATGFDKELDRIGCARLGDIAASAETKKAFTDTMDRLFATDTREHWLKLLRGADVISAPINDVGEAAVDPDVIANQYIIEVDHPRVGKIKEVGFPWKFHKTPAKAGIAPELGEHNNEVLKGLGYSDADIKQLKEGGII, from the coding sequence ATGGCGCGTCCATTAGAAGGAGTAAAGTGTGTATGTGTTATCATGTTTCAGCAGACACCAGTCGCGTTTAGCATGATGGCCGACCTGGGGGCCGAGGTAATTAAGATAGAACCACCGGAAGGTGAACTGGGTAGACAGCTTGGAGTGACACCCAAGTTCCCAATCAGCCCCTACTTTGAGACGAACAACCGCGGCTTCAAGTGTATAACACTGGACCTTAAGACAGAGAAGGCCAGAGAGATACTCTATAAGCTGGTGAAGGATGCCGATGTCTTCGCCCAAAACTTCCGTCCCGGCGTAGCCGAGCGTCTCGGCTGTGGCTACGAGGACCTGGTTAAGATAAACCCCGGTATCGTTTACCTCAGCGCCTCAGCCTACGGTCCAGACGGGCCCAATGCCAAGTTACCGGGAACTGACGGCATAGCCCAGGCGATGGGCGGCATTTGCTTTAGTTATGGCGAGGAAGGCAACCGCGTGACGACCGGGCAGATCGCTGTGGGGGACGAAACCGCAGCCTTTCATAATTTTCAAGCGGTAATGGTGGGCCTGTACCACAAGCTGAAGACCGGTGAGGGGCAGTTGATTGAGACTTCATTGCTTGGTAGCCAGATTCGCCTGATGGGCTTTTCTATGTCACGAGTTCTCATGACTGGTGAACAGATGCCACGTAGTCGAATGCGTTTCTTCACTGGCCAGGCACCGAACATGACTTGTACCTTCACTGACAAGAATGGCAAGCCCTTTATAATTCAGGTGCTTGGTGAAGAGCGCTGGCGGAAAGGCCTGGAGGCTACCGGTTTTGACAAGGAGCTGGACAGAATCGGTTGTGCCAGGTTAGGAGATATCGCGGCTTCTGCGGAGACCAAGAAGGCCTTCACAGATACTATGGATCGACTGTTTGCTACTGATACTAGGGAGCACTGGCTGAAGTTACTTCGTGGAGCCGATGTCATAAGCGCTCCGATTAACGATGTGGGTGAAGCCGCGGTCGACCCTGATGTCATCGCCAATCAATATATAATCGAGGTTGACCACCCCAGGGTTGGAAAAATAAAAGAGGTCGGTTTCCCCTGGAAGTTCCATAAGACCCCGGCCAAAGCCGGAATCGCACCCGAACTGGGTGAACACAACAATGAAGTGCTAAAGGGATTAGGCTATTCTGATGCGGATATAAAGCAGCTTAAAGAAGGGGGGATAATCTAA